A genomic region of Micromonospora sp. NBC_01796 contains the following coding sequences:
- a CDS encoding SDR family oxidoreductase has product MTTNMTVLITGANKGIGLATARQLGGRGYTVLVGARDPERGREAERVLRDGGADAYAVELDVTDEESVARAAKQVSDRYGHLDVLVNNAGIARGDGTGRPSETTLATLREVYETNVFGVVTVTNALLPLLLAAPAARIVNVSSEVGSIGIMTDPAHPLFPIASVPYPSSKSALNMVTAMYAKELRDTPIKVNAANPGYCATDLNGNSGFRTPEQGAEVSVHLATLGEDGPSGLLWGFLMDGSDSYGVMPW; this is encoded by the coding sequence ATGACCACCAACATGACCGTCCTGATCACCGGGGCGAACAAGGGAATCGGACTCGCCACCGCCAGGCAGCTCGGCGGGCGCGGCTACACCGTCCTGGTCGGCGCTCGGGACCCGGAGCGGGGCCGGGAGGCCGAACGGGTGCTGCGCGACGGCGGGGCCGACGCGTACGCCGTGGAACTGGACGTCACCGACGAGGAGTCGGTGGCCCGGGCGGCGAAACAGGTCTCCGACCGGTACGGACACCTGGACGTACTGGTGAACAACGCCGGTATCGCCCGGGGCGACGGGACCGGTCGGCCGAGCGAGACCACCCTGGCGACCCTGCGCGAGGTGTACGAGACGAACGTCTTCGGCGTCGTCACGGTCACCAACGCCCTGCTCCCGCTGCTGCTGGCCGCCCCGGCGGCACGGATCGTCAACGTCTCCAGCGAGGTGGGATCGATCGGCATCATGACCGATCCGGCGCATCCCCTGTTCCCGATCGCCTCGGTGCCGTACCCGTCGTCGAAGTCGGCGCTGAACATGGTCACCGCGATGTACGCGAAGGAACTGCGGGACACCCCGATCAAGGTGAACGCGGCGAATCCCGGTTACTGCGCGACCGACCTGAACGGCAACAGCGGATTCCGTACGCCGGAACAGGGGGCCGAGGTGAGCGTTCACCTCGCCACTCTGGGTGAGGACGGGCCGAGCGGGCTGCTGTGGGGCTTCCTGATGGACGGCAGCGACTCGTACGGGGTAATGCCCTGGTAG
- a CDS encoding NAD(P)/FAD-dependent oxidoreductase, whose amino-acid sequence MRRRGPRSAYDRVVVVGAGRAGVAAAEELRRAGFRGDVRVLGGEPEAPYDRPACSKGLLTGHRRPSDVRMPVLDGADITWHLGRRAVHLDPDRRIVTTDTDERFGYDGLVIATGARAALPRDWPVGEPGLHTLRTLADAWALRAALRDADRVVVIGAGLTGCEVASAVRTLARDAVLIDSKPYVMGRAVGETVGRLVGKEVARDGVQLRLGRRVTGLNRRRRGWLVELDDGDEIQADLVVTTTGERPDVDWLEGTGLDITDGVLCDEGLRVLGAEGIVAAGTVARWPNLRYSARPVRCGQWIAALQQGRAAAHTLLAGDRAVEPVTLVPRFWSDQYGLRIQVCGELPGNAEVTVTELRPGRRDVARAGVLVGYHDEGRLVGLVAVNAPHAFTSITRTMLASTTITVPAPVSVSASAPVPVPAVEPAAPRRLAAAS is encoded by the coding sequence GTGAGGCGGCGTGGACCACGCTCGGCGTACGACCGGGTGGTGGTGGTCGGAGCGGGACGGGCCGGTGTGGCCGCCGCCGAGGAACTGCGCCGGGCCGGTTTCCGGGGCGACGTACGGGTGCTCGGCGGCGAGCCGGAGGCTCCGTACGACCGACCGGCCTGCTCGAAGGGTCTGCTCACCGGACACCGGCGGCCCAGCGACGTACGGATGCCGGTGCTCGACGGCGCCGACATCACCTGGCATCTCGGCCGGCGTGCGGTGCACCTGGACCCGGATCGGCGGATCGTCACCACCGACACCGACGAACGCTTCGGGTACGACGGACTGGTGATCGCCACCGGTGCCCGGGCGGCCCTGCCGCGCGACTGGCCGGTGGGCGAACCGGGCCTGCACACCCTGCGCACGCTCGCCGACGCCTGGGCGCTGCGTGCCGCGCTGCGTGACGCCGACCGGGTGGTGGTGATCGGTGCCGGCCTGACCGGCTGCGAGGTCGCCTCCGCGGTACGCACCCTGGCCCGCGACGCCGTGCTGATCGACTCGAAGCCGTACGTCATGGGGCGTGCGGTCGGCGAGACGGTCGGTCGGCTGGTCGGAAAGGAGGTGGCCCGCGACGGGGTGCAGTTGCGACTCGGCCGCCGGGTCACCGGTTTGAACCGGCGCCGCCGGGGCTGGCTGGTCGAGTTGGACGACGGCGACGAGATCCAGGCCGACCTGGTGGTGACCACCACCGGCGAGCGACCGGACGTCGACTGGCTCGAGGGCACCGGTCTGGACATCACCGACGGGGTCCTGTGCGACGAGGGCCTGCGCGTGCTCGGCGCCGAGGGAATCGTCGCCGCCGGCACCGTCGCCCGCTGGCCGAACCTGCGCTACTCCGCCCGGCCCGTCCGCTGTGGACAGTGGATCGCCGCGTTGCAGCAGGGCCGGGCCGCCGCCCACACCCTGCTCGCCGGTGACCGTGCGGTGGAGCCGGTCACCCTGGTGCCGCGCTTCTGGTCCGACCAGTACGGGCTGCGCATCCAGGTCTGCGGTGAGTTGCCGGGTAACGCCGAGGTGACCGTCACCGAACTCCGTCCGGGGCGTCGTGACGTGGCCCGCGCCGGTGTGCTGGTCGGCTACCACGACGAGGGTCGACTCGTCGGTCTGGTCGCGGTCAACGCCCCGCACGCCTTCACCTCCATCACCCGGACCATGCTCGCCAGCACCACGATCACCGTGCCCGCGCCCGTCTCCGTGTCGGCCTCCGCACCGGTGCCGGTGCCGGCCGTCGAACCGGCCGCCCCACGGCGGCTCGCCGCGGCGAGCTGA
- a CDS encoding ferric reductase-like transmembrane domain-containing protein, with product MRSAQESVHLIAATVGFISFFLLWLAVLSGLVLRNGWALTRIRHSTAHATHSTIALLGLCLGLVHALVQLASPGGPVRLVDQFIPFLNPDDPIGIGVGVIALELLLATTLSVLIQRRLGYSRWRALHALTYVAFMLLVAHVLISGSDVGPPAVWGSVLVAWLSTVALWFTTTPWATDLRRDLGERFTGRRRGQEITIDVDANRCARFGFCEHEAPDVFTLRGDGRLAYKAMVPADQTNAVIRAVEVCPARAITLNRVPTTVLTPLPVDLDLDPPSDPDTEPDRPTRSARRPRPGPRSVPSGSGTGVHRRDGAP from the coding sequence GTGCGCAGTGCGCAGGAAAGCGTCCATCTCATCGCCGCGACCGTGGGATTTATTTCATTCTTCCTGCTCTGGCTCGCGGTGTTGTCCGGCCTGGTCCTTCGCAACGGCTGGGCGCTGACCCGGATCCGGCATTCGACCGCACACGCCACCCATTCCACGATCGCCCTGCTCGGGCTCTGTCTCGGCCTGGTGCACGCCCTCGTCCAGCTCGCCTCACCCGGTGGCCCGGTCCGGCTGGTCGACCAGTTCATCCCCTTCCTCAACCCGGACGACCCGATCGGCATCGGGGTCGGGGTGATCGCGCTGGAACTGCTCCTCGCCACCACGCTGTCCGTACTGATCCAGCGTCGGCTGGGGTACTCCCGGTGGCGGGCGCTGCACGCGCTGACGTACGTGGCGTTCATGCTGCTCGTCGCACACGTGCTGATCTCCGGCTCGGATGTCGGGCCGCCCGCCGTCTGGGGCAGCGTACTGGTCGCCTGGTTGTCCACTGTGGCGCTCTGGTTCACGACCACTCCGTGGGCCACCGACCTGCGTCGTGACCTGGGCGAGCGGTTCACCGGGCGGCGACGCGGGCAGGAGATCACCATCGACGTGGACGCCAACCGGTGCGCCCGGTTCGGCTTCTGCGAACACGAGGCGCCGGACGTGTTCACCCTGCGCGGCGACGGGCGGTTGGCGTACAAGGCCATGGTTCCGGCCGACCAGACGAACGCGGTGATCCGAGCCGTCGAAGTCTGCCCCGCACGGGCGATTACCCTCAACCGCGTGCCGACCACCGTGCTGACCCCGCTCCCGGTCGACCTCGACCTCGACCCACCGTCCGATCCGGACACCGAACCTGACCGGCCCACCCGCTCCGCCCGGCGACCCCGTCCCGGTCCGCGATCCGTCCCCTCGGGCAGCGGCACGGGGGTGCACCGCCGCGACGGTGCGCCGTGA
- a CDS encoding DUF4142 domain-containing protein, whose product MLTALSRSRRRSNWPVTMITGIAGALLGGMLVAPVAAMAAPLAGQPVQAPVPHSSGAPISGEVPNPLTELPAKPSVAGPVGPADRDLLVKVKLAGLWEMPASDMAVAKGASAKVKEVGGKIGPQHMTLDDLVNKAAAKLGVPLPTEPTPEQKGWLAEMQRASGPQFDLVFVDRLRAAHGKIFPAIGAVRAGTRNEVVRELAAQANAFVLTHITLLESTGLVDYESLPLPPAPAPGAAAAAAVGTGSLLSGVDTRAATGGINPTVVWLVLLAALIAGAYSMVRLIRPR is encoded by the coding sequence ATGTTGACCGCACTGTCTCGTTCGCGGCGCCGGTCGAACTGGCCGGTGACGATGATCACCGGAATTGCCGGCGCCCTGCTCGGTGGCATGCTCGTCGCGCCCGTGGCGGCCATGGCCGCCCCACTCGCCGGCCAGCCGGTGCAGGCCCCGGTCCCGCACTCGTCGGGCGCTCCGATCAGTGGCGAGGTGCCGAACCCGCTCACCGAGCTGCCGGCCAAGCCGTCCGTCGCCGGGCCGGTCGGTCCGGCCGACCGGGACCTGCTGGTCAAGGTGAAGCTGGCCGGGCTCTGGGAGATGCCGGCCAGCGACATGGCGGTGGCCAAGGGCGCCTCGGCGAAGGTCAAGGAGGTCGGCGGGAAGATCGGCCCGCAGCACATGACGTTGGACGACCTGGTGAACAAGGCGGCGGCGAAGCTGGGCGTGCCGCTGCCGACCGAGCCGACCCCCGAACAGAAGGGCTGGCTCGCCGAGATGCAGCGCGCCTCGGGCCCCCAGTTCGACCTGGTCTTCGTGGACCGGCTCCGGGCCGCCCACGGCAAGATCTTCCCGGCCATCGGCGCCGTCCGGGCCGGCACCCGCAACGAAGTGGTCCGTGAGCTCGCCGCACAGGCCAACGCGTTCGTACTGACCCATATCACGCTGCTGGAGAGCACCGGGTTGGTCGACTACGAATCCCTCCCGTTGCCTCCGGCGCCCGCCCCCGGGGCGGCTGCGGCGGCGGCAGTCGGCACCGGCTCGCTTCTCAGCGGCGTCGACACCCGCGCCGCCACCGGCGGCATCAACCCGACCGTCGTCTGGCTCGTGCTGCTGGCCGCGCTGATCGCCGGCGCCTACAGCATGGTCCGCCTGATCCGCCCTCGCTGA
- a CDS encoding Pecanex-like protein 1: MYDTPARNARQSRSPRPQRRTRLIAVIATVVVFGGIVAVTQVSSAGTNWRGRGAPCPPATSAAQQPPASASPGASAPAATLSPGAAAPTGSAPNPANPAAAYHDHGAIQHPGDGQEAPVAGAQNRQQDRNRGRNCTPRPGTTSAAPPVGNPANPGAPLEILGNSCEGSQKQPHDGFQNGDRCVSTEFGEVATAEDNPSLLITNAPRRVRVNQSFTIRVSTRNLVRDRFLAAGQGGYYKESSFLNEDGLVRGHFHTACRMLTSDRAAPDPAPVPAFFVATEDGKGGAQADEVTVTVPGLPAAGEAQCASWAGDGSHRVPMMQRANQIPAFDVVRVTVTR; encoded by the coding sequence GTGTACGACACCCCCGCCCGCAACGCCCGGCAGAGCCGGTCGCCCCGCCCGCAACGCCGTACCCGGCTGATCGCCGTCATCGCCACCGTCGTCGTCTTCGGCGGCATCGTCGCGGTCACCCAGGTCTCGTCGGCGGGCACGAACTGGCGCGGTAGAGGCGCGCCATGCCCACCGGCGACCAGCGCGGCACAGCAGCCCCCGGCGAGCGCCTCCCCCGGCGCGAGCGCTCCGGCGGCGACGCTGAGCCCCGGTGCCGCCGCCCCGACGGGCAGCGCGCCGAACCCGGCGAACCCGGCCGCGGCGTACCACGACCACGGTGCCATCCAGCACCCCGGCGACGGCCAGGAAGCACCGGTCGCCGGTGCGCAGAACCGCCAGCAGGACCGCAACCGGGGCCGCAACTGCACCCCCCGCCCCGGTACGACGAGCGCCGCTCCCCCGGTCGGCAACCCGGCCAACCCGGGTGCCCCGCTGGAGATCCTCGGCAACAGCTGCGAGGGGAGCCAGAAGCAGCCGCACGACGGCTTCCAGAACGGCGACCGGTGCGTCAGCACCGAGTTCGGTGAGGTCGCCACGGCCGAGGACAACCCGTCGCTGCTGATCACCAACGCACCCCGCCGGGTACGGGTGAACCAGTCGTTCACCATCCGGGTCAGCACCCGCAACCTGGTCCGGGACCGGTTCCTCGCGGCCGGTCAGGGCGGGTACTACAAGGAGAGCTCGTTCCTGAACGAGGACGGTCTGGTCCGGGGCCACTTCCACACCGCCTGCCGGATGCTGACCAGCGACCGGGCCGCCCCCGACCCGGCGCCGGTCCCCGCGTTCTTCGTGGCCACCGAGGACGGCAAGGGCGGCGCCCAGGCCGACGAGGTCACGGTGACCGTGCCCGGTCTGCCGGCCGCGGGCGAGGCACAGTGCGCCTCCTGGGCGGGCGACGGTTCGCACCGGGTACCGATGATGCAGCGGGCCAACCAGATCCCGGCCTTCGACGTGGTCCGGGTAACCGTCACCAGGTGA